One window of the Pseudomonas sp. MPC6 genome contains the following:
- the tnpB gene encoding IS66 family insertion sequence element accessory protein TnpB (TnpB, as the term is used for proteins encoded by IS66 family insertion elements, is considered an accessory protein, since TnpC, encoded by a neighboring gene, is a DDE family transposase.), with protein sequence MLEPMDMRLDIDGLSARIQHALGRSPCDGTAYAFRNRRGNWLKFLQWDGTGVWLSQRRLHEGAFVIGVPIEGDRLDLRCSDSIKLRGQVERSTSGQTKGGLVVLGTMRDGRVGVDSDFATVSGGDSMRVSKTTTFGP encoded by the coding sequence ATGCTTGAACCCATGGATATGCGCCTCGACATCGACGGTCTTTCGGCACGTATTCAACACGCGTTGGGACGCTCGCCGTGCGACGGTACGGCCTATGCCTTTCGAAACCGTCGGGGTAACTGGCTCAAGTTTTTACAATGGGATGGAACCGGCGTCTGGCTGAGCCAGCGCCGCTTGCATGAAGGCGCTTTCGTCATCGGTGTTCCGATTGAAGGTGATCGGCTCGATTTGCGATGCTCAGATTCGATAAAGCTGCGAGGTCAAGTCGAGCGTAGTACGAGCGGCCAAACAAAAGGCGGTCTCGTCGTTTTGGGAACTATGAGGGATGGGAGAGTGGGAGTTGACAGTGACTTCGCCACCGTCTCCGGCGGCGATTCCATGAGAGTGTCAAAAACTACGACGTTCGGTCCTTGA